The genomic interval CTGACAGATCCGCGACGGCGTCCGGGCCGCTCGCGGACGAGGCCGGGGCCTCTTTGCCAGAATCCCTGACCATGATGCGTGCTGCCTACATTGAACAGCTCGGATCTCCGGACGTCATCCGTTACGGTGATCAGCCCACGCCGGAACCGGGGCCGACCGACGTCCTGGTGGACGTCACGGCCGTCTCGGTCAACCACGTCGACACCTTCGTGCGCTCGGGCGCCTGGCGCACCCCGCTCACGTTCCCCTTCGTCATAGGCCGGGACCTCACCGGCACCGTCGCCGCGGTCGGCACCGGAGTCCACCGGTTCCGGCCCGGCGACCGGGTGTGGTGCAACAGCCTCGGCCACGACGGCCGTCAGGGGGCCGCCGCCGAGCGGGTGGTGGTGCCCGTCGACCGGCTGTACCGCCTGCCGGAGGGCGCCGATCCGTACGAGACCGTCGCGTTGGCCCACCCGGCCGCGACCGCCTACCTCGGCCTGTTCACCCACGGGCGGCTCCGCTCCGGCGAGACCGCCGTCGTGGTCGGCGCGGGCGGGAACGTCGGGAGCGCCCTGGTGGTGATGGCCGCCGCGGCGGGCGCCCGGGTCGTGGCCGTCGCCTCCGCGCGGGACGCCGGGTACTGCCGCGGACTCGGCGCCGACCACGTCATCGACTACCGGGACCCCGACGTGCCCGGGCGCATCCGCGCCGCCGCCCCGGCGGGCGCCGACCTCTACCTCGACGCCTCCGGCACCAACGACCTGGAGACCGCGGTGGACCTGCTCGCCGGGCGGGGGCGGATCGTGCTGCTCGCCGGACTGCGCTCCCGGCCCGTGCTGCCGGTGGGACCGCTGTACCTGAGGGATCGTTCGATCCACGGCTTCGCCATCTCGCACGCCACCGCCGGGGAGCTCGCCGAGGCCGCCAGTGCCGTCAACCGGCTGGTCGCCGACGGCCGTCTCCGGCCCCGGGCGATCGAGCGGCTGCACCTGAGCGACGCCGCCGAGGCCCACCGCCGGCTGGAGGAGGGCAAAGTGCACGGAAAACTCGTGCTGAGCGTCGCCGACAGGGCCTGATCCGGGCGGGGCGCACGGCGCCGGTGAAATGCGGGAATTCAGACCTGACAAATGAGAAAGCCGCTCTTTGACCGGCGCCGGGCGGCCTCGACAGAATTCTGCACATGACTCAGTCAATCATCGACACCTCGCCGCTCTTCGAGCTCAAGGCCGACATTCACATTTCCGCGACCCCGCTCGAGGTCTACTCCGTCGTCAGCGATCTGCCGCGCAGTGCCGAATGGAGCCCCGAATGCCGGGGCGGCACGTGGGTCTCCGGCGAACCGTCCACCGTCGGCGCCGTCTTCCGCGGCGAGAACCTCCGCAGCGAGGACGTCGTCGCCTGGGCGCCCCTGGTGCGCGGCGTCTGGCACACCGAGTGCCGCATCACCGCCGCCGAGCCCGGCCGCACCTTCCGGTGGATGATGCTCACCCACGCCCGCGAGGACCAGGAGAGCATCTGGGGCTTCGACATGGCGCCCGCCGAGGACGGCTGCGTGCTCACCCACCACTTCCGCATGGGCCGGGCCACCGCCGGCATCCACAAGATCGTCGCCGGCCTCGACGAGGACGACCGCAAGCGCTTCGTGGCCGACTGGACCGCCAAGCTCGAGCAGGACCTCGACGCCACGCTGAAGCGCATCAAGGACGTCATCGAAAAGCGGTGACAATTCCCGCTGATCCGTACGGGAGCCTGAATTCAAACGGCCCGCCGCACGGCTGAGGAACAGTCACGGCGGATGAGAGGGTGGGCAGATGTTTCTCCAGCGCATCGGAAACAAGGGAATTCGACTGGGCACGCTCTTCGAGCGGGCCGCGGCCCGACACCCGGTGAATCCCGTTATTCTCGACCATGATCTCGACGTCGCTCCGGAGCGCGGACGCCGCATGACGCTCACGGAGGTCGCCGACCTCGTCGACGACCTGGCCTCCCGGCTGTGGGCGGCCGGCGTCCGGCCCGGGGAGCGCGTGGTCGTCCACAAGACCAACGGGTTCGACATCACGCTCCTGGCCTGCTCCACGGCCAGGATCGGCGCCGTCCCGGTCCTGCTGTCCCCGAAGCTCGACGGCACCACCGTGTGCGAGCTGGTGCGCCGCGTGGACCGGCCCTACCTGGTGACCGACCAGGACAAGCTGGACCACCACCTGCCCGCCGAGATCTTCGGTCTGGCCCGGCAGGTGCTCCTGGCCTCCGGCAGCCACGACGAGGCCGTCACGCTCGCCTCGCTGGCCGGCTCGGCCCGGGTCGCGCCGGTGACCATGCCCCCGGACCACCCGACGCTGGTCACCCACACCTCCGGCACCACCGGAACGCCCAAGCTGGCGGTGCACACCGGTCGCACCTTCCAGGCCCGTTACCGCCCTCAGGGCGCCGTGGCCTCCCTGGTGGGCCGCAGCGAACCGGTGGCCATCCACGTGTCGTTCGTGCACTCGCGGATGTTCACCGCCATGCCCATCACGATCCTCCAGGGACACCCCATGATCATCCTCCGGGACGACGACCCGGAGGCCGTGGCCGAGGTGTTCCGCCAGGCCCCGCCGGGCCTGATAGAGGCGCACCCCAACACGTTCCTGCGCTGGGAGGTGCTGGTCGACGACCCGCGCCGGCCGCTGGCGAACGTGAAGTACTTCAGCAGCACCTTCGACGCCATCCACCCGCGCACCGTGCACCTGATGCTCAAGGCGTCACGGCGCGAGTCGCCGCAGTTCGTGCAGATGTACGGGCAGAGCGAGGTCGGCCCGATCGCCGGGCGCACCTACTCCAAGAAGCGCGGCGCGGACGCCGACGGCCGCTGCGTGGGTTCCCCGTTCCCCGGCATGACGGGCGTCCGGGTGGTCAGCCGGGACGGCAGGCGGCCCACCAAGTCCAACCCCGGCTACATCGAGGTGCGTTCCGACGGGCGGATCGTCACCTACCTCGGTGAGCA from Streptomyces sp. DH-12 carries:
- a CDS encoding class I adenylate-forming enzyme family protein; this translates as MFLQRIGNKGIRLGTLFERAAARHPVNPVILDHDLDVAPERGRRMTLTEVADLVDDLASRLWAAGVRPGERVVVHKTNGFDITLLACSTARIGAVPVLLSPKLDGTTVCELVRRVDRPYLVTDQDKLDHHLPAEIFGLARQVLLASGSHDEAVTLASLAGSARVAPVTMPPDHPTLVTHTSGTTGTPKLAVHTGRTFQARYRPQGAVASLVGRSEPVAIHVSFVHSRMFTAMPITILQGHPMIILRDDDPEAVAEVFRQAPPGLIEAHPNTFLRWEVLVDDPRRPLANVKYFSSTFDAIHPRTVHLMLKASRRESPQFVQMYGQSEVGPIAGRTYSKKRGADADGRCVGSPFPGMTGVRVVSRDGRRPTKSNPGYIEVRSDGRIVTYLGEHERWEKQADGEWWRMGDLGYRTKWGCLHLLDREVDEIEGIDSTLEIEDTLFARIPELVEVIIVPDEDGRPLPVVCTRDDEPLDLAAWKSAVAGLPAMAEPVQWKLDDLPQTATTKIKRLELARLLKAERTNA
- a CDS encoding SRPBCC family protein, coding for MTQSIIDTSPLFELKADIHISATPLEVYSVVSDLPRSAEWSPECRGGTWVSGEPSTVGAVFRGENLRSEDVVAWAPLVRGVWHTECRITAAEPGRTFRWMMLTHAREDQESIWGFDMAPAEDGCVLTHHFRMGRATAGIHKIVAGLDEDDRKRFVADWTAKLEQDLDATLKRIKDVIEKR
- a CDS encoding NADPH:quinone reductase, coding for MRAAYIEQLGSPDVIRYGDQPTPEPGPTDVLVDVTAVSVNHVDTFVRSGAWRTPLTFPFVIGRDLTGTVAAVGTGVHRFRPGDRVWCNSLGHDGRQGAAAERVVVPVDRLYRLPEGADPYETVALAHPAATAYLGLFTHGRLRSGETAVVVGAGGNVGSALVVMAAAAGARVVAVASARDAGYCRGLGADHVIDYRDPDVPGRIRAAAPAGADLYLDASGTNDLETAVDLLAGRGRIVLLAGLRSRPVLPVGPLYLRDRSIHGFAISHATAGELAEAASAVNRLVADGRLRPRAIERLHLSDAAEAHRRLEEGKVHGKLVLSVADRA